The DNA sequence CAACAACAACCTGGAGATCTTCCTCAAGCCCCTGACGAAGATACGCTTCGCCAGGGAGTTCGACGGCTGGTTCGAGGCGCTGGTCCCCCTCAAGCGCTAGGCGGAAGGCGGCGGCATCCGGTGAATCCACGGAGCGGTGGCCCGAGGCTACCGCTCCTTTTTGATGTCCGCCTTCTCCCCCCCTGCGGCGGCGGCCAGCGCTCCCGGAGCGACGGGGAAGAAGGCCAGATCGCAGCCCGCCGCGGCCCAGACGGTTTCATGGAGATAGAGATCCCTGTCCAGCAGGGCCTGGACACGCCCGGGGTAGCCGACGGGCGGCACGCCGCCCACCCGGAATCCCGAGAAGTCGTAGATATAGTCGGGGTCGGCCATCTTCACCTTTCTGCACTCCAGGCGGCGCTTCACCTTCTTCAGGTCGATCCTGTTGGGGCCGGACATCAGCGCCAGCACCGGCCGGTCGTCGGCCAGCAGCAACAGGCTCTTGAGAATCTGCTCCGGCGCCACGCCCACGGCCGCCGAGGCGTCGTCGACGCTGTGGATGGTGTGGTCGCTGTAGATGATCTCCGGGGCCAGGCCGGCCTCCTCCAGGGCGGCCCGGACCCGCTGGACCGCCGCCGCCTCCTCCGCTGTTACCTCCTTCGCTTCCATTCCGTTCTGCCTCCTTTCCAAATGTGACCATCCGGACTGCGGTCTGCTACCGCAGCCCGGCCCGTGCCGACAGATAGTCTACCAGCACCGCCGCGGTCCGACGGGAGAGATTCCCGTGGGCCAGATAGAAGGAGCGCTCCAGCGGCGGCGCAAACCGGCAGACGGCGATCCCCGCGACGCCCTCCAGGGCGCGCCGGGAGATGATGCCCGCCCCGCCTCCGGCCTTGACGGCCCGGACCACGCCGGCG is a window from the Synergistales bacterium genome containing:
- a CDS encoding YbaK/EbsC family protein; amino-acid sequence: MEAKEVTAEEAAAVQRVRAALEEAGLAPEIIYSDHTIHSVDDASAAVGVAPEQILKSLLLLADDRPVLALMSGPNRIDLKKVKRRLECRKVKMADPDYIYDFSGFRVGGVPPVGYPGRVQALLDRDLYLHETVWAAAGCDLAFFPVAPGALAAAAGGEKADIKKER